The genomic interval CGCTTCGCTTCTGCCACGCATCGTGAGCTCTTCGTCCGGGAGCCGGAGCGCTACGTCCCGCAGTACGGCGGCTACTGCGCCTGGGCGGTCGCCCAGGGCTATACCGCCGACATCGATCCCCAGGCCTGGAGAATCGAGAACGGCCGGCTCTACCTGAACTACAGTCCCGACGTGCAGAAGAAGTGGGCGGCCGACATCCCGGGGAATATCGCCCAGGGGGACGCGAACTGGCCGAAGCTGCTGGCTGGCGACTAGGGGGAGATCTGGAGGCGGAGGAGAGAGCCGCAGCGGACGAGCCCGCGCTGCTCGCTGCGCTGCGCAGCGGCGACGCGCGAGCCT from Thermoanaerobaculia bacterium carries:
- a CDS encoding YHS domain protein; this translates as MWLSLSAVLLAAAPAAALTPINKTLFGGLAIDGYDPVAYFTDGRPIEGSKEHAFEWNGATWRFASATHRELFVREPERYVPQYGGYCAWAVAQGYTADIDPQAWRIENGRLYLNYSPDVQKKWAADIPGNIAQGDANWPKLLAGD